Part of the Arachis hypogaea cultivar Tifrunner chromosome 6, arahy.Tifrunner.gnm2.J5K5, whole genome shotgun sequence genome, TTGGCCCGCCATCTTCAGCTCGGAATCAATTACACGATGGAGAGGAAACACTATTTCGCCATTAATGACAACCTTGTTAGGGTGAAGAGGTGACAGGTCCATGTTGGGAGTAATAACTCCGACCTGTTCCTTCAGAACCCTGAACACCTCCTCAGTCCCTTCAACAATGGAATCCTCCAAATCCTGATAACCTTTCCAGAGCCGTTCCAACTCCTTTTAGAAGTCAATATTGTCCAAAAAGATCCTGACATAATTTTGCTCGACTTTCTCCTTCAAGCCCTCAGCCATCGCACAAGAGGCCATCAGCTTCTCTCCCTCTCCTGGGATTTAGAAAGTTCTTCCTTCAGCTGAGCATTCTCCTCCTGTAGCCTCTTCTCGTATTCTTGATACATGGCCAGTCACCCTTGGAGATTCTCTAAAGAAAGCTGGGTCACACTCAAAGGGGTTTTTTCTAACATATCAAGAAGAGAAGTACAGACCATGGTAGTCTAAATTCCTCCTCGGATTAAAATCTGAAGATGATTGCGGATAGTAGCATCATCCATAGCAATTTGACTATGTGAAAGGATGTGCTTTCTAAAAATTTCACTCTGTCAAAACTGGTGTCCCCGACGTTAGAGGCACCGGCTTCCAAgatcttgctttttttcttttcaagttCCGAGGAAGAAAGAATTGGGGGGATAGGggcaggaggaggaagaggaggagtaagAATTGGATTTACCAAAATTGACTGAGAAGAAGAAGTCCCCAAACCTGAGCTTTGAGACGGAAAAGTGGCAGAGGTTTTGACCTCTTGTGCAGCAGCTCGGGCACGAGCATTCCTCTTGGCTTCCTGCACCTTTTGGTAAGCTTTCGACCCGCTTTTCATTTTTTCTGAAAAGGAAAGTAAAAACGATTAGTACACAAGTCAAAAGTAGAAAAAGTTgcctacaaaataaaaaataaaaaccaccTAGCTTGGTCCTGACGTAGCTCGGAGATCCAAGAAGAAATTTCTTGGTGTCCATGTTTGGAGCCCGTCCCCAAGCTTCTCGAAAAAAACTCTACCATAGCGTCCTCTACCTCGTCCAAATCTACCAGGCTATATTTCTCTACAGGAGAAGTTTCAACCTAGTATAGAGGAAATCAGGACTCATTATTTTCATTTAGAAAGATGATGGCCTTCAGTGGCTtggattttaaaaaagaaatttttgaagtcatggaaagactcatcaaaaatgaaaaaaaatttccgGCCTTGTATAGTTCAGAAGGAAATCCACTGTTGCTTATTTTTAGCACTAAAAGGCTTTGTTAagtaaaaaagatagaaaaaggtcTTTAAAGAGATCAAAAAATTGAGTGCATGGCTGACAAGCTGGTAAATTTTGAGGAAACCCTAAAAATTGGGATGAAGTTGAGAAGGAGCTACCCAACAATGGGATAACATCTCCATTTCAAAATCAGAGAATGAAAGGATAATCCCCAAGTGGATAAACAGACAATCGTACATAAAACCAAAGTGGGGGTCAGAGTCATTAATTCTCCCACAGCAAACTCGGTCTTCAGGGTTTAGAGCCACTATCTCGTATTTGGGTTCGTTAGCATCAAGACTACAGATCATATGGTGTTTCCTAAGTTCGGTTATAAAAATGTCATCTactattggtgttttgaaaggACATAAAAATCTACCCATCTCAATAAGGCTTCTGAAATTTGGGAGGATATTTTCAGAAATGGAAAATTATATAGGAAGATATACCTTAATtgcacaaagaaaaagaaaccatcAAAAATAGATTTTGAAACAAAATGGTTCCTTTTCAAACAAAACAATCAACCACATCAAAGGAAACGATTTTTGTAAAAAGAAAAGCACGAAAATCCAAAGTTTCCTACTACAAATAATGAAGGTGCCATAAAGCCTACTGAGAGTCTCTTCCTCGATTATTCAGTACACTTAATAAAAACAACGAAGATACTGTAAAAGCCAATAAAGAGTGAAGGTAATGAGAAACTAACCTTTCTTGGAGAAAAGAACTGATAGCAAGAATGAAAGGGACGCCGAAAGTGCTGAAAAACCAGGAACATAGAAGGCAAGCACCAAAGCGCGAAGGTCTTTCGAATATGGAAGAAAGCATGAAGAGAAAATTTAGAGAGCAGACgaaagaggagaaagaggaatATTGAAGAGTACTTATAAGAAGTCAGGGGGCATAACTATAAAAGTAGCCCACTGATTGAAGGGGGCGCAATTACCAATGTAATTGCTCTCAATGTGTAAATGCGAAGAGCCAAAAGATGCGACGGTTGATAATTTAAAATCAAGtcggttttaaaataaaaatcatgtCGGTTTTCCGacttgaaaggagaaccttgaccTAAGTATCCCCGAGTTCGACTAATACTCAAACCCAACTCACAGTAAAGATATCAGATTCGAgtagggacactgttcataccctggcccaaatAATAAAGCCAGGCCAAAATCGAGTTAAAAGGCCCAATCCAGCAGATTGGTCTCTACCGCTTGTCCGACCTCCTTCAAGAGGTCGGGTTCCACGTAAGCATGCACTTAACACTTATCTAAGTGAATAACGGCCTCCGTAAATCTCTCTCCCACTTCTAAAAGAGAGATCTCAACAAccttaagataaagggacggttatccaccatcagaagtggaactacttcaaTGGTGGTTATTAGCTCATCTCCTATAAATACCCTAACACACTCAAATACTTTTAGATTCCAATATTCTAAACTTACTTAatcccttgctgacttaggcattggagtgtcttgCAGATACCACCCCCATCTATTCAACCTTACAAACAACTTGAAAAGCGGCTTACAGACATAAACCAGTCGAAAACCACCTATTTCCAATGTTTGGGCCATACATTCAAATCCAATTAGTCCGATTTCAGGTCATCTTTAGAACAATACTCTTAAATTGTTAGATACGATATATtgagataataaataaataaataaatatgagtATGTATATAATTCTGTTTATGATTTAAATTATCTATTTCTATTTATGTGATTTAAAATTTTGGAAGAGATTATTTACAATATATTATTGGATAATATTGGTAAAAAAAGTTAATAACTTGGATGATTTTATGTGGGTATTTAAATTATTGGATTCTTACTATTTAGAtcgcattttaaaaaaatagttgatatatatatgagaatCTAATCGAGAGATACaataaaaaatgaattatgtGAATTgatattttgaataataataataataataataatataagtgtttatcttatttaatttacaaTACCTTTATTTTAGCCATTTTATTTGTAATTACACTATTGCGTTATAAACATGTTAATTTTTATTGATCATATATGAATATGTAatataaatttgtattttttttagtaattattgaaaaatatgtatacaaatatataatatagaataataaaatacgaGTAAAAATTAGAGGCCTAATTCATCTTCCTAGTACTTAAAGAGtaagaatttaaatatatatgttatttttctgaaacattaaaaagataaaaagcataaaactttatttatttataaattagaaaaataattaaaaaaataaattaagactcttaataatttttataaattggtaaaataaacttaaaaaatattaataaaaacataaattaaatagaTATTTTTCGTACTTTACATAAATACACATCAATAAATATTTATTGAATAAAGTAAATTTTATAAGagatagaataaaaaaaactaaattatcgtctctaaaataagaaaaacttCACTCAATTATCATTAAAATCAAGAgatgtttttcaataaaaaaaaaaacacattttgTATTcataaatttcatttaaattatttaaaagaattcTATTTTGGAATTAAAGAATGAGAAACAATTAAATGAATTGAtcatataagtaaaataaaagatattagagaccaataaattaaaaattaaataacataattttttagtcataaaaaaaatagtataatctTTCTGTACTCGTCTAAACGCTTATCTAAAGGAGTAAATAGTAAGGGTGGAAAGTGAATGATTTCGTTGCATATGAAAATCGTTGTGATATTAGTGACAAGTGAAACGAGAGAAATGAGTGGTCCGCAGTCCTCACTGACTTTACAGTTCAGAAACagtgtatatatttatatataaaacctATCGCaccattcttctccttcccaacTCACTATCTCTTCCTCTTAGCCTTCCAATCTCACCTTCAGGTACCTATTTTCCCTTTTTCTACGCAATTTCTCTATCAAATCCTCTAGttacttcttattttctttctgttttgcttcAATTTCAATACTTTCCTGTCATTTAGCTTTGAATATATtagaattttcttgtttatttccGTAATTGTAAAAAAGTATGTTTTTTTCCACAGGGAAATAGAGCGAGTGATTCATTTGCATATGCTGcccttatttttattgttcttatgTAATAATTGACGTTGTCTTCCATGTGCAACCATGTGTCTTATGTTGTTGTGTTCTAATTTCATGATACGCAATTGTTTTTGCATTTAATTCCCGGAACAATTATGTGCCTTTTTTGTGAATGTGAATGATTATGATTCTGTTTGTAGAATGGGAAGTTCTGGAACAACCGACTATGGTGCATACACCTACCAGGAGCTTGAGAGAGAACCTTACTGGCCATCAGAGAAGCTGAGAATTTCCATCACTGGTGCCGGTGGTTTTATCGCCTCTCACATCGCGCGGCGCCTCAAGACCGAGGGGCATTACATCATTGCCTCTGACTGGAAGAAGAATGAGCACATGACTGAGGACATGTTCTGCCATGAATTCCATCTGGTTGATCTCAGGGTCATGGATAACTGCCTCACTGTTACCAAGGGTGTGGACCATGTTTTCAATCTTGCTGCTGATATGGGTGGCATGGGTTTCATCCAGTCCAACCACTCTGTCATTATGTATAACAACACAATGATTAGCTTTAACATGATTGAGGCTGCCAGGATTAATGGTGTTAAGAGGTTAGCAAGTCCATTGTTCAATTACATGTCACAAACAGTTTTTGGACTGATCTTTTAGCAGACATATATATAGTTTTGATTATATGATTGCTTTATCGGTGTCTCAAACATTTGTTTTAGGTTTTTCTATGCCTCTAGTGCTTGTATCTACCCTGAATTCAAACAGTTGGAAACTAATGTCAGTTTGAAGGAGTCTGATGCCTGGCCTGCTGAGGTTTGTTGATCAATTTTAATTGTTTGATTCAGTTATGTTGGTTATTCAGCTGCAAATTAGACTCGATATAAATGTGTTTTTATAACTCCTCCTAGCCACAAGATGCATATGGGCTTGAGAAGCTTGCAACAGAAGAGTTATGCAAGCACTATAACAAGGATTTTGGAATTGAGTGTCGCATTGGGAGGTTCCATAATATATATGGTCCTTTTGGGACATGGAAAGGTATACATTTTCACTGAATTGAAAGTTTTGCGTTATCTTAACCAACAAATAACCTTTTGAATTTGACAAGTTGTTTTGCTTTGTTTTTGTTTATTGTGCAGGTGGAAGGGAGAAGGCTCCTGCTGCATTTTGTCGAAAGGCAATTACTTCTGCAGATAGATTTGAGATGTGGGGAGATGGATTACAAACACGATCATTTACCTTTATTGACGAGTGTGTTGAAGGTGTTCTTAGGTTTGTTGTTCTTTCATGCAGCTATATTAATTCTTTCTAGCGTTTCtcattttgaaattgaaatcttagATTTGTGGTTCTGTTAATGATGAACTTGACATTGTAATTTCCATTTACGGTTGTCAGAAATTTAAAGAAGATTAAGATCAGTCTCTGTTAGTAATGATTTCTATTTCCAAAGATGTTGTTAAAGTTAGTTTAATAATATTTGCGTTCCAAAATTCTTAGGAAGGCTTCTTTGCAAATTTCCGTACATTAAGTTGAGCTTTCAAAATGGAAAATTATCTTATTAAATAGCCTTATCCACCATTGAATATATGAAAGCAAGAGGGATTTTTCTGCCGGAAAACCTCATAAGTTTGTTGCTATATATATGAAAGCATGTTTCCTGTTTATTGGTCAGTTATTTTTAACATGGCCTGGTTTTGTTTGTAGATTGACAAAATCAGATTTTCGGGATCCAGTAAATATTGGAAGTGATGAGATGGTCAGCATGAATGAGATGGCTGAGATTGTTCTTAGCTTTGAGAACAAGAAGATTCCCATACACCACATTCCTGGCCCAGAGGGTGTTCGTGGTCGTAACTCAGACAACACACTAATCAAAGAAAAACTTGGTTGGGCTCCAACTAT contains:
- the LOC112695425 gene encoding GDP-mannose 3,5-epimerase 2, with amino-acid sequence MGSSGTTDYGAYTYQELEREPYWPSEKLRISITGAGGFIASHIARRLKTEGHYIIASDWKKNEHMTEDMFCHEFHLVDLRVMDNCLTVTKGVDHVFNLAADMGGMGFIQSNHSVIMYNNTMISFNMIEAARINGVKRFFYASSACIYPEFKQLETNVSLKESDAWPAEPQDAYGLEKLATEELCKHYNKDFGIECRIGRFHNIYGPFGTWKGGREKAPAAFCRKAITSADRFEMWGDGLQTRSFTFIDECVEGVLRLTKSDFRDPVNIGSDEMVSMNEMAEIVLSFENKKIPIHHIPGPEGVRGRNSDNTLIKEKLGWAPTMKLKDGLRITYFWIKEQLEKEKAQGIDLSSYGSSKVVQTQAPVQLGSLRAADGKE